The genome window TTTCTCCGCATGCTGAAGATGCAGACGCCTAGCCGAGCACATATAGTGCACGTGCCTGCGGGCGCGTCAGCctgcaatgttttttttttttgggcgttagaatctatttttttctttgacttATTTTCTCTCCCTCCTCTCTCTCCTAGTGGCACATCATaaatcacaaaaaattaaatactattGTGGATCAGTTAGTCTAAACTAGCTAATATCTAGAATTTCATGCCAAATTCTACTAGATTGCAatacattttcataaaattaaacatatatacattatatttgtatagCAAGAAATGGAATTGAGTTCTATTCACCAAATTAAACCATATGTTGTTTTTAAAACAAGGGACCATTATGGAGGCAGTGATGAGGAcaagttttttaaaaagatgGTCCAAATAAAATGATGAAAAGTGAAAGGTAGCCTAGTAATAATTGATCATCAAAAGTCAAAACAATATGAGATATATTACTAttcatctttcttttttcaGTGTCAAGGGAAGAAACTCGTAACTTGTAAatcacataaaataaaataaaaagtaaatcatATTAGGAAGACTTTAATTATGTAATAAGtttaattgaaacaattttgaaaaaaaattaaatgtgtgATTTTTAAGTACGAGAATCATTACCGCaattcattttttggtgtatcaCTATTTGTCTTTACATGCAGACTTCCTGGTCCATAGAGGACACTATCAGATGACTTAACATCTCAATccttgttttaattattatccTCATTATGCCCCCACCCTCCCCTCCTTGATGGGATTTCTTCCTAATTTTCCAAATATACTAAATCAAAATACATAGGTtacttttctttaaataatacatttaaatatgaAACTCAGAAGACAAAATCACAAACTTGGCATCgctccacacagctatgtggaccgtgatctaaaacgacatcgttgaattttatgagttagaataatgtactttatgtgttagaataatgaaacttctatGGTAAGATAATGACTTTATgcattagaataatatatattatgaattctAAAAATGTGTATTGCAGTGGATCGCATGAAAAAATACACGAAACAACTTTATTTTTGGACCCTAGTCCACAGTTgtagtccacacaataactatTGGCAAACTTGAGGATGGGCTGAAGGCACAAGACAATTGCAAGTATGGGCTtagagaataggaaaatttcttatCTGGCCCAATGGCCCATTTTaacaataacaaagaaaaaaaaaaaaaaaaaaaaaaaaaaacttcagaaATATAATAGAACCAATATTCCTCAGGTTCGTCGCATTGTCTATGGCAGAAGAAATCAACTGAAGAAAATACTATACAACATGTCTGGCTTGTAAGATCATCTAAAACAAGTGGTCATATACAGATGTTAGATCCTTCTAACACAAATTTGCATGAAATTGTTCTCACTGAAACGCATAATagtttttagtaaaaatataatacttttctatGAAAGGCGACctcaaatattacattttgtcAACAAATATTATTCGTCTTATATAATACAGTCTCGTACAAGGCCAACCGCTCCTCTAATGCCGATTATTTTCGCGCCTCTCTCTTCTCCATTCCCATGGCATCTCGGGATTCTTAGACGCCCATAACCCAATTCCTTTTGCCCTAGCATGTGTCtcccactaaaccacaagaGAAACCAACATTTAGTTCTGATATCGAATTAAAAGATTTTCCCGTCTCAACTAAGAGTCTAACAATCAGAGTTCTCATCCCGATAAAGAAAGAGCAATTTTACCTTTGCTAGCTCCGGGCGTTTATCATAGGCTGTGTAATGCCATGCTAGACCTTTCTTGAGCATAACTTCCTACACACAACAATGTGCATAATCATTGATATTGCAGTTTAAATGTGTGGTCCAACTACCAGTTTAGACATATAACTAAGACAAAACGCATCCTTCAATTACCTGTACGAATATGCCGTTGCAATATACATCTGCTACAGCGCGGCCATAACGATCCTCGTCGAAAACCAGCAATCTTAGGCACTTTCCTTGAACAATCTTAACTAGCTCTTCCTTGGCTTCTTGGCCATATGGCATCTGACCTTCTGGTGCATCTATTCCTCTGTTACTCATCCCTGTATTAGTCCTACCACTCTGACCTCACCATAAAAACGAAGTTTCTTATCGTACCTTAATCGAATCCTGTATTTCCTAGCAAGAACTTCCTCGCCATTCACCCGAATCACACTGCAAAAAACAGCAATACGCATATAAGCAATCTGCAGAAACATCAAAGTTTTTTCGAGGAAAGTTATGTGACAGATTAATATCGTTTCGTGAATCAATAAAGCAAAGGTTTTTTTGTCAGGAGAAAGACCGATATCCTGAATCAATAATGTGCTGGTGCAGCTGATCTGCTCGAGCATAATTCCTATGCGAACGAGCCTCAGATCTCTCGACAGCTGCAACTTGAACATCACTCGGAACACAGGACGCCTCCCGGGGATCTGTGGTGCCTACATACACAGTTATTGTATCCCCATCCGCTACTGCTTTTGGATCCACCTAATAGTAACACCAAAAACCGCTCTTAAGTCTCAACATTTGATCAAAACAAAACACATCACCTCGAAAACTTACTGGCAAGGTAAGCAGTTCAAATTGCAGCCCTTCGGGGCACAATGGAGGCCCCTCGTATGTCAGTTGAACTAGAGCAGCAGGAAGCGGGAGGCCATAGAAAGCCAGTAATCCCTGAAACGAGGCGGCCACAGTTAGGGTTCACGAATAAGTACATACTAAAACGAAGAAAGAATGATGAATTCGGATCACTACCTCCACATCTGCTGTCTGATGATTCTTCAGAGTCTGAATGACGAGCCTTGCAGCCTCTTCTGGAGTTTTCGGAGGAGGCCTCGCTTCTCTCCATGCATCTGAGAGTTTCCTATACCTTCATTATCATCAAAAGAACATACAGGTAAGGGCACAAGTCCATATATAAACCAAACCATCATAAATGCAGATAGTACATAATCATATTTGTTCAATTCCCTTCTGAACATTTGATGTGAAATCATACTAGAATCTCAAACAAGATCCCAGGACATTAGATACCATGTTTTAAAGTCATTTATATGTATGGTTTCCACCTCCTTTTGCCTATAGTTTTTCATACAACATCTGTTATCCTCGCCATTGCAGTACTAATCCGGATTATGCACACAATCCTAGATATACCCCGCCTCGTGACTCTAGctggcaaaggatcacaagaacGTAAACTAGCCTAAGTCACTCATACCTGACCAGCTAATAAGTCATTCCCActgggagttgaacttgtaactgGTTACCAAGCAATAGCCTGACCAACTTGATTGGGGTTGGCCCCTACTCCCATAGTGTTCGATCCTTGCTCGGGGAACGTTTGCCGTAGATCTCTTTCAACATGACTTACACATACAAAAGTTGAACCTCCAATTCCTATAGTTTTTCATATGCATTGTCTATTATCTACAAGAACCATGCTAATTGctgcaaaaaaaattgcagCAGGCATATGGTAtgactatttatatttgtcaaaattctACATATTTGGCAATTTATCATGAAGCTCTGTGATTTGGAAATTTGAAGCAACAATTCAACAAACTAGCATTTTCCCatcaacaaatataattaagaaagtCTAAACCTAATGAAATCTTGAACtaaaatttcttcttcttcttcttaactcGCAGTCACTATAGGAGAGTGTATAAACCCTGCCTTTTTACCTTAGCCGCTAAACCAGTCTAAGCTATTCATAGCTGACGGACTCAAACAAAGAAGGACAATAGGCCGCTCCCGCTCAAAATCAAACTTCGAGACCCTGTAACTttgtagttaccaagtcaacaatctATGGTTGGGGACTAAAATTTCTTAAAAGAGTAATAGTGTTGCAGGTTAATTACCAGTTGGATTGAGCCTTCCTGGATGATACCACATGCTGCTTTAACTCTTGAGGAACCTTGGAAAGGTGAAAACATACATAAGAGCAacaaaaaaaagttggaaaattTAATGAGAAAAATCAACTATAATCCTGAAAAACAACCTTGGGTCCATGAAATCATAGGAAGTGAGAGATCATAGTACAACTGGTGACTAAAATGGAAGGCTTTTACCTGGGAGGTGATCTCGAAGTTGTAGAGATCTTGAGCGAGGGCGGAGACGCCGACGGTGGCCGGCGTGACGCCGTGGTGGCCAAGAGAACCACCGGATTCCGGCGGCGCACTGCAACACCGGCCGTACAAGAATGTTAAAGCGTTACCCATTGCTGGATTCCTGTTACAGTAGTTCCTGGATTGAAATTCTTAAATTAAAGCTGACTGAGAAAGTGGGCAGTAATAATTGCTGAATTCCTGCGactaaattttttattgtttttttgaaGAATTTTAGTGAGGAATCTTTTGCCTTTTGGATTGGAGCTGGTAGAGCAAAGGAAGAACCAATAACACGAGGGGACAAATGTCATGTTCTTATTCATCCATATTCAtacattcaaattttttttatttaaatgacCTAAGTAATAACTCTATTCATTTTTTATCCCTCATTCATGAATGAAGTGACACGTTTAGTCCCTAACGTTATGTTTTTATCTCAACTTgatagaaaaattcaaaaactatatattattataggtTTACAGGACTataataggaaattcacatctTATTTTCTTTCTAATATTGAAACCACTTTCGTGGCATTATTTTCTACTCCCCAATTCCCTATTTTAAGATTCTTTAACTtaaaaagcatttcaataactctCATATGACTTGTTAAGAATCTAAATAATAAGGACAATCAAGCCATAACTCTTGAAATACAAAAAGATATCGTATGTAATAATgacacttaataataataatagtagtaataacaataataataaaattttaaaaattaatgtggGATCCACATCGAGAAAGTAACTAAAAAAGGCGTTGAGCTCCCTCATTAAAAAGAGAGCTCAACGCCCTCTTAATGACCCCTGAGCTCAACGCCCTCTTAATGACCCCTGCCCATCCGTTTGCCAAGCTCAACGCTCTCTTAATTATCCCTGCCCATCCGATTGCCACTTGCAGGAGAAGAGAAGTCTAAAGCTCATTATTAagtgaaacaaaacaaaattctttctattttttattgatATAAAGGCATTTTGGGTAAAAGTTCATAAAACGCCAATTTGAAACTCTACAAATTGCAGCGTTTCAGATTATGGCGGTTTGGTGCAAATCTACTGCTCCAAACCACCATTTAAATTTCCATCAATTATCAAACAAGTCCATTATCGTAAATTTCGATAAGCTTATTGACTAATTTATATTAGAGTAATACTACTTAAATTcttgttttttattatattttcttactCCGTAAATACGTGTTAGGTAAACCATATTTCTTtggtcttttttcttttctttatccAACAAAAATTAAACACTTAATATAGGGTATAGATTACACttgccctttttttttctttgagttGACAGTGTAgttgaacttttaaaaaaaaatatctatacaAGATAGGTATGGCTGAAGAAATATCTTTCGAAGATAACGCCAAATTACCATAAAACTTGATAGCTTATGAAGATGTAGATAAAGGTATAAAAGTGTTGGATATTCACCGATTTGATTTTAATATGAGTTTGGGCAGATAAAATTCATCAATCATTAACCATAAGCTAATAGAATTTATGTGTAGAGAATGATCAAACTCTTTTGGTTGTTTATTCTACTTCTTACAAAGATTACATGACTCGATACAACTTCCAAACACAAGACTGGCAGGGAACTACGTTAGCTTTAGGCAAGCAAGCAACTGTACAACAAAGCTGAAATGAAACTATGACAAGTTGAGAGAAAGTTTGTTTATCCGACTCGGTACTCAGTAATGACCTAACTCAGTGAGTCAAGCAAACGAACCGCTCTACCGCGGCTGCTGAATCGGCCTGGGGCTCACCTTCACATTCACGATCTTCGGCGCCTTCTGGCCGTACTTTGGAATCTCCGCCGCGACTCGCGGTTTCTGCCACTTCAAGGCTCCTAGAGTCACCAGATCCGTCTTAGTCTCCTCCTCTACATCCACCAAAACACACTCACAGTTAGTTAGAAGCTAATAAGCGAGTCAACTCGCTAACTCGATCGAAATAGCTGGGAGAACTTACGGTCGGTGTTACCGGAGTCGACGACGGCTCCGTCGCCGAAAGGATCGGAGTCCAGGCCAGAGAAATCGAAGTCGAAGCCGGCGAAATCGAAGTCGAAGTCATCCACATCGGCGTAGCACTCGCGGAGCCAGTAGTCGCGGAACCAGGGAGAGGAGCGGATGAGGTCCCACCACTGGTCGGAGAAGTCCTCCACCGCGCGATACGCCGACGGCACGAAGATCGGAGCGTTTGGATTGAGCGTAGAGGTCGCCATTTTCGGGATCGGAGAATGTGTGTTGAGAGAGAAAAAAGGAAGGTTTTAGCTATGGAGGATGAGGGAGGGGAGTACGGAATTTATTGATCCGGTCGGAGTGAATGCGCCACGTAACTTGCACGTGACTGTAGCTTTTATTGTCCAGTCATGTCTTGACGCCTATCGTAATCAGTGGGCAACACGTCACCGTTCTTATCCATTAGTCGGTTACCGAGTAGCGGCCCATCTTCAAAATAATTGGGCCCCCAATTATTGGCCCATCtttcaataaaatattaggCACCACCTACCTAATTATCAATTGCTATATCATGGATCAAGGTACGATGGTCCACAGTACACTGTAGATTCTGatccaatacacaaaatttgacaTAATATACAAAAGTCAtgtttataatatacataattcatgttcataattcacatatacataaacacgatatatagaatatgaattctatacattattatgaacataaattctaTGTATTAGAATATGAATTCTATGTATTATGTTAAAtgtttaattcattttcattatactgtatttatgtgtatgtatattttgaACATGtctgtgcattatgaatatgaattctatatatcatgaagtcaaattttgtgtattggatCAGAGTCCATAGTTATGTGTATGTacattataaacatgaattctgtatGAAGTCAAATTGATGTAAAATTGCCGCTAATTATTTGCCATGGTTGTCCAATCCTTTGTTTTAAAGAATTTACAATTGCATCTAAAGTGTGTATACACTTCAAAATTCTGAGACAACTACAAGTCTATAAATTTCACATCACAGGTAAACACTAtacaacaaaacaataaaaaaaaaactagagatTATGGCTCTAGAAAACCTAAAAAAAATGGAACTATTGGTTGTTGGTTTCATGACTTTCATCTGTATGTGTATCATCCGTGGGGTTGGGGTTGCATCCAACTGCAGCGCGATCTGCAGAATCTGGAGTAAGCTGGGAGTCGGGTTCAGTCTTCCGCGATTGCAGCCCTGTAAACCGCGCAAGATCTATCCATTGCTGCGCGGGATGAGAAGTGAAGTAAGTATCAATTCTAATAAGGCGAAGAGGAGAGTGAATGAGAGGTTTCTATCTGGGAAAGTTTAAGTTAATCTAGCTCGATCGTGATTGTGCATGCATGTTTAAGAAGCTTAAAGAGGACGACAATGCTGTATCTAACCTGGGTGCCCCAGTATGAGTTGATCGTACGAGCAACAAAAGACAGCATATTTACGAGGAATGTCTGGTCGGAGAACTGGTCAGAAATCCGGTGCTCGATAATTCCTGCAATAATCTGCAGTATAGAAAACAGTTTCATCAGTAATTCTGTGGTGGGCTTGTCATCAGAGGCGATTAGATTTCAAGGAGACGCGTTTTCATGTTCTAAAGTTCGAGTTcagttttgaaaaatgacttgtACGAGTTGTGTATCTATAAGCCTGGGCGGGATCCAAAAACATAAGCAGAGATAACGGCAAAGTAACATTACCTGATACCGAAGATTTGCTGATGTTCCAAGAAAGCCTCCATACACGAGTGCTGTTTTCAGAACGGGAGATCTTTTGTTTTGTTGCGTCTTAGCAAGAGTTGGGTTTATTATCTTACGTATTCCAAACAAGACATTGGAAGAAGTCACCGCTCCGATACTTGAAATGAATCCAACACTGGCGAGTTTAAGACCACCAACAATGACTGATGCAACTCTGTGGCTCAACCCCCAGTCCTTCCCTGCAATGCTTTTTTGAAACGCATTATCCGGGATGGAACCGAGGAGACCCTTTAACGCTTCGATGCTTTCAGGCATGTTAGCATCGTTGGCTGCAGGTAGGAAAGAAATTGTGGGGGCGGGAAGCCACACCGTAAAAAAATCTACAACAATTCCTCTGGCGGTATCTGTTATAACATAGTCAAGCTCTTCCAAGAATTTTCCTTTACGCCTTTCATACTGTGCTAAGAGTGTAGTTGTTATCGATATAGCTTCTTCAATAGCTAATCGATTCAGAAATTTGGGATCTGCCAACAATCGCTCTCTAAAACCCTGCATCATCAAAAGGCGAGATTTTACCAAGTTTGCACACCCGTTAGAACAAGAGAAATAGTATGGAAGTGGTGTTACTGATTGATTACTGAAGAATATGCTAAAATCGGGCACCAAATACCTGAAAACCCTTCGTTAAGTCTGAAATAACAGGGTATTGCTCTAGATCGAAAAAGTTCTGCAGCACTTCCGGTGATACCAGACCGAGATCTAGTCCTTGTTGGAGGTCCTGGCCAATATAAAACGCCATTGGCTTTCCATAATCAGATATGCGATATGCCGATATATATGGTCAAAGAGAGAGGGTTCGATGTACATATGCTTCCATGAGAGCAAAACTACTTACAATACAAATAAATCAACGAAAGAAACGTACCTTGGGTAAGGCGTCTCTCCTCCTCCCCGCTGCATTCATCACACGAGCAATTTCAGCACGGTCATAACAGTTCCTACTACAAGGTCGAGCTGCAGAGTACCACAGAAAATCAGCAACAGGCACTTCTCCCTCTCTCCTTATTTCTTGTCTTTCGGGATCCAGTAACACGACAActtgatttttcttttgcaCCTTCCTCGAAATTCTGGCGGGGAGCCCAGTCCCCCTATATCCATAAGTAACATGGGTTGCACCTGTGATAACTAAAAGCAAACCCGCGCTTCCATCATCTTCCATGGCTTGTAATATAATCTGAGACATATTGTACTCCTCAACAACTCTCGCCTGTGCAGAAAGATACGATCTTGGTCCAAACAGAGCAGACGTATGTGGCGAATTCACATCAATAGATGATCTGTGAGACCTTGGAGTAAAGCCCGAGATGAAGCCTGAACCAGCAGGAGGAGAATACTTGTCCCGATCAGATTTAGAAAGCCCTCGAATACCTAATGCTTGCACTGTTCGTTGCACCTAGTCAGAGAAGCTTATCAAACAAATATAACTCCACACACCTAATACGAGAATGCAAACacaaatttcatttatatacAAGTTAAAAAGAATAACATTTACATACACCAGAACAAAGTATGATGCAAAAGAATAACCACACAGACAAATATACTTGCATAAATGCATACTAGTCATTTGAATACCTCCAGGGGTAAACCACAGGCAATTAGGCGCACTCCATTGTCGTTGCAGTAAGATAACAGAGGTTCATACTCCTGCCATCGTTGAGGTGGCCAATGTGTTACAAAAGACTTTAAGGTTTCTCCATCAATACTGCCATGAAATAGAAAAGTTTCAATTTTCAGTAGTTGTTTTTTGGGAAACGAGAGAAATTCACTGTCACTAAGTATGTACACCGGATAAACCCACCTTTTGACCCTATCCAGCAAAGGAATATAAGGAGATAAACCAGTTTAGGTTGCCCATATCTAACAGGCTCAAATCAAGGTCAATAGGCTACTCTTGGTGGAAGTCGAGATGTCCACCAGGTAAACCCGCATTGTGGGCCTAATTGACAAAGATGACCAGTCTAGGTTGTCCCCAAATGACCAGCTCAAATCAAGGTCAATAGGCTATTCTAACCGGGAGTCAAGGTGTGCACGAGTAAACCTGCATTGTGACCCTAACCAGGATCATAAAGAGGTAATCTAATCTAGATTGCGAATAGCTTAAGGGCACACAAGCTCAATTCAACATCAATAGGTCCTCCAGCttggagtcaaacttgtaatcttaCACAACAATATTACTAAGTTGGCCGGATTGCCCAATTTACAGTAGTTCTAAGCATCAGAAATCAGATTTTGGAGCTAAGAAGGTAAGTTTGGGATGAAAATTTGGACCTTTTAGCCATGAATTGATTGAGTTGTTCTTGAAGATCACAGGGAAAAGCTTCTAAAGCCAAAGAAATTGGCCTTTCTGCTTCAGCACATCTCTTCCTCAAACTCTTCACAATCTCAAGCTCCAATTCCTTGTCGTCGCGCGTAGGGACTTGCTCGGCTTCTCCCAGGTACACAATCCGAGCACCCATAAGCTTTTCCCACACTCTACTCTTGTCCTTCCCCACCGCCAGCGGCTCTCCGATCGCCGTCGCGTCGTAAACCCTAGAATTTATCACCTCCTCTTTCTTCTCCTCCGCCTTCTCCGCTTGAGCAGGCGCCGGATCTAGAACCTCCGTAACCGTCTCCGTCTCCGTCGCGGGGATCTCCGGGGGATCATCGTCGGCTCTCGCCACTGCCGTCCGGAGCACGCTGGCTCCGAGCGCGATTAATGAGGTGACGAGCACGTCTCGCCTCTTCGTGCCGCGAACGGCTTCGCCGTTCTCGGCCGGGGTTTGACCGCAGCGGACGGAGAAGCTGAGGTGGCTCGGGAACTTTCGCCGGCGGGGATTTTCCGGTGGGAAATTGAGACGGCGGTTGACGTGGAGTGATCTGAAAGTAAAGCCACGTAGGACGTGGCACTCCATTTCCAGATTCGGGTGAGAGATGAGAAGAGATTCTACATGGTCAGCGCCGAACACCAATGCATCTTCAATCTTAGCCTTCAAATTTTTCTGAACAAAAACTTCATCGTCACCGATCAAGTTGCCTAGAGATAAACGTGATCTTCATGTTGAGTTGCTGACGCGTCGCCATGTCGGATATACCCGAATATAACCCAAAATAAGAATACACTTTctttccaaaaggttgaatcatCTGGGGTCCATACATCCCGACCCGACATAACATTAGGAAAACGTAAATCAtagtaactcaactgaacacataGACTAGACATTTGTTTATTGTGCACAAGGAGACCattactttgagaggttgctctcaCACTGCCGCGAGTTGAGATTCGATCGCTgatttttcttctcaaacttcatcgaagtgaccaactgagctgctCATGCAGACAAAATACACTTGACAAGGTTATAAGACCGACTTCACAAAAAACGCACATTCGAATAGTAGATATAGGTTTTCTCATaaatcaaaaagtaaaaaatttccGATTAGGATCACATGACATACATCATCTAGAGTGCACATTAAGTAATGGTGTCAACTTTCACTACGTAATCTCATATCCAATTATAAGAAATGGTTGTGTGTGACtcacaatttttgtttaataattagcAATTAACGCATAAAATGAAGATAACATATTGTTAGTAGTTTGGAAGTTAATTAGATATTTCAGCTAGACTGGGAGAGAGATCTCTCCCTATATAAATATGGGATGAGAAAGAGTTGTTTGTGTGAAACATCATATTAACCACAATCATGCTTGATAATTAGCGAGAACTATATAGCAAAAAACAAGTTGTTAGCGATTTTTAAGTCAGAAACATCAACAAGCAACCAAAGTGGGGAGAGCTCTCTCTCCTTATAAACACGAGACGAAACATAATTAGGTCAATGTGGGGAGAGTATAAGCCTCAGATCAAGAGAGGTCTCCATCATATATCAGATGATGTTGAGGTATCTTGCAATGATTTTGGCCAGTTTGGAAAGGAGTTTAGCAGCAAAGCTTTTAAAGGGTTTTGAACACTCTTGTAGTCTTGTGACTTGGAAGCCAGCAAGAGGGGACTCTTTGGTCCTATGAATCAGTTTAAGAGATGGTAGCTCCCCACAACTTTACTAGTGGTTGTGCAGTGGAATCATTGTCTTTGATAGTAACATAGGCTCATTTCCTgacaaatatacattattattcattgtcttttataacaatatatacatatttaaatgTATTCATAGCATTGTTTAACTACTCAACCAACTAAAAGtgagtttataatatttgttttgatgTAGGCTCATCTCCAGCACAGGAACAATAAAAGTTTAAACTTAATATGGATTGAATTAGTGTTTAAATTCTGTAAAATAAACGGGAGCCCttgaaatttcaattctttgAACTTCCTCCCGAAGGACTTTGATCAGGCTTTACTTTTTGAAGATATCATTAGGGTAGTAATTCcatattttttctcttattcTCTTTTCTCTCGATGTATTACCTTATGCACATTGTTAAATAGTAACTACGGATTTTAtcgtttaagaaaaaaaaaattattttgtgtgGCTCCGACCTACTTTACTTTTTAAGTAaaccaaggaccttgtggtccagtggcatcaaatccttccctttatacgggaggtggtgggttcgagtctcagtggagacaatactaactcttgtgcttcaataggttgagaaagtagttatgaacagatactcattctaatagagttagtagtattaaaaaaaaaaaaagtaaaccaAGGAGTCAAACTTTGGGTCTCTTCAAATTCAACACATCTAACTTGgattataaaaatgttattatcattatcagtacattaattactaaattaaactaGGTTTAGGTGACAAAACCATGGAGT of Ipomoea triloba cultivar NCNSP0323 chromosome 3, ASM357664v1 contains these proteins:
- the LOC116011711 gene encoding staphylococcal-like nuclease CAN2, which translates into the protein MGNALTFLYGRCCSAPPESGGSLGHHGVTPATVGVSALAQDLYNFEITSQVPQELKQHVVSSRKAQSNWYRKLSDAWREARPPPKTPEEAARLVIQTLKNHQTADVEGLLAFYGLPLPAALVQLTYEGPPLCPEGLQFELLTLPVDPKAVADGDTITVYVGTTDPREASCVPSDVQVAAVERSEARSHRNYARADQLHQHIIDSGYRVIRVNGEEVLARKYRIRLRGIDAPEGQMPYGQEAKEELVKIVQGKCLRLLVFDEDRYGRAVADVYCNGIFVQEVMLKKGLAWHYTAYDKRPELAKWETHARAKGIGLWASKNPEMPWEWRRERRENNRH
- the LOC116011940 gene encoding protein EARLY RESPONSIVE TO DEHYDRATION 15-like codes for the protein MATSTLNPNAPIFVPSAYRAVEDFSDQWWDLIRSSPWFRDYWLRECYADVDDFDFDFAGFDFDFSGLDSDPFGDGAVVDSGNTDQEETKTDLVTLGALKWQKPRVAAEIPKYGQKAPKIVNVKVSPRPIQQPR
- the LOC116013354 gene encoding protein RETICULATA-RELATED 5, chloroplastic-like, with the protein product MECHVLRGFTFRSLHVNRRLNFPPENPRRRKFPSHLSFSVRCGQTPAENGEAVRGTKRRDVLVTSLIALGASVLRTAVARADDDPPEIPATETETVTEVLDPAPAQAEKAEEKKEEVINSRVYDATAIGEPLAVGKDKSRVWEKLMGARIVYLGEAEQVPTRDDKELELEIVKSLRKRCAEAERPISLALEAFPCDLQEQLNQFMAKSIDGETLKSFVTHWPPQRWQEYEPLLSYCNDNGVRLIACGLPLEVQRTVQALGIRGLSKSDRDKYSPPAGSGFISGFTPRSHRSSIDVNSPHTSALFGPRSYLSAQARVVEEYNMSQIILQAMEDDGSAGLLLVITGATHVTYGYRGTGLPARISRKVQKKNQVVVLLDPERQEIRREGEVPVADFLWYSAARPCSRNCYDRAEIARVMNAAGRRRDALPKDLQQGLDLGLVSPEVLQNFFDLEQYPVISDLTKGFQGFRERLLADPKFLNRLAIEEAISITTTLLAQYERRKGKFLEELDYVITDTARGIVVDFFTVWLPAPTISFLPAANDANMPESIEALKGLLGSIPDNAFQKSIAGKDWGLSHRVASVIVGGLKLASVGFISSIGAVTSSNVLFGIRKIINPTLAKTQQNKRSPVLKTALVYGGFLGTSANLRYQIIAGIIEHRISDQFSDQTFLVNMLSFVARTINSYWGTQQWIDLARFTGLQSRKTEPDSQLTPDSADRAAVGCNPNPTDDTHTDESHETNNQ